Proteins from a single region of Apium graveolens cultivar Ventura chromosome 7, ASM990537v1, whole genome shotgun sequence:
- the LOC141671045 gene encoding B3 domain-containing transcription repressor VAL1-like, protein MESSNNSNICMNEACKATTSSGEWKKGWVLKSSGLATLCYNCGSAYENSVFCETFHREESGWRDCKFCGKNIHCGCIISKSLHDYLDFGGVGCLSCIKFSETQLIRQIQTPSDDIFGGLGTLAAICDPQSSIIEKYTEGNIVTKGELMKLSKNMEESKPNGHNLFLPSQKGELKLSSVQTKKAVSMLPRGEAGLGISHLSQQSNQFSITSKQDANPQPQGPKDIYESLAQPSLNFSFGAPLSTSTALQLSPGEVVEGREKSKVPPFQQGQRSRQILPKSSKSGIAVRAQGSNGSVSQTRVARPPVEGRGRSQLLPRYWPRITDQELEKICGDLNSTIVPLFEKVLSASDAGRIGRLVLPKACAEAYFPPINQSEGVPIRMKDIKGKEWTFQFRFWPNNNSRMYVLEGVTPCIQNMQLQAGDTVTFSRIDPEGMLVMGCRKAANSVDMQDGSTPTLPNSGGTADDFVSAVKVDQPTPTDAFDWMRKEEQQGQINGESTQQQTGQPEKKKSRIIGSKSKRLLMHNEDANELQITWEEAQELLRPCPSAKPTIVMVDNHEFEEYDDPPVFGKKTIFTARESGEKEQWAQCDDCYKWRRLPADVLLPSIWICSDNIWDLNRCSCSAPDEMDPKKLESCFRDTKKRKLLENGEECEPSGLDALASAAVFGDSTEDSAEPSLVITTRHPRHRPGCTCIVCIQPPSGKGKHKPTCICNVCMTVKRRFKTLMLRKKKRIEREAEINREKTQIPSKSELGLDGTTEYSLLHGNGSETENEKSAVKVDLAVSSNKGNLDLNCDPNREDDAQIADVTGTSLASLVHVASLTSEICTGGNSATTPGACLISRAVDENEEHLAKETDVTSMDEEGEQEKQENKEYS, encoded by the exons ATGGAGTCCTCAAATAATAGTAATATTTGCATGAACGAAGCTTGCAAAGCTACGACGTCGTCTGGTGAATGGAAGAAAGGCTGGGTGTTGAAATCAAGTGGACTTGCTACTCTTTGTTACAATTGCGG ATCGGCTTATGAGAATTCAGTTTTTTGTGAAACATTCCACCGGGAAGAATCTGGATGGAGGGACTGCAAATTTTGTGGAAAG AATATTCATTGCGGATGCATCATATCAAAATCTTTGCACGACTACCTGGATTTTGGAGGTGTAGGATGTTTAAGCTGCATAAAATTTTCAGAAACTCAGCTGATAAGACAAATTCAG ACTCCAAGTGATGATATTTTTGGCGGACTAGGCACACTGGCAGCAATCTGCGATCCACAATCCTCTATCATTGAAAAGTATACAGAGGGAAACATTGTTACCAAGGGAGAGCTTATGAAGTTGAGCAAAAATATGGAGGAAAGTAAGCCCAATGGACATAACCTCTTCTTACCTTCTCAAAAGGGTGAACTGAAGTTGTCTAGTGTGCAAACAAAGAAAGCAGTAAGCATGCTTCCTAGAGGGGAAGCTGGCCTTGGAATTTCACATCTCTCCCAACAGTCTAATCAATTCTCCATTACTTCGAAGCAAGATGCTAATCCACAACCACAAGGGCCGAAAGATATTTACGAGTCACTTGCTCAGCCTTCCTTGAATTTCTCTTTTGGTGCACCCTTAAGTACTTCAACTGCTTTGCAACTGTCACCTGGTGAAGTTGTTGAAGGAAGAGAAAAGAGCAAAGTTCCTCCCTTTCAACAAGGTCAAAGGTCACGCCAAATTCTACCCAAGTCGTCTAAATCTGGCATCGCCGTAAGAGCACAGGGAAGTAATGGATCAGTTTCTCAGACGCGGGTTGCCAGACCTCCTGTGGAAGGGCGTGGCCGAAGTCAGCTACTTCCCCGATATTGGCCTCGAATTACAGACCAGGAGCTGGAGAAAATTTGTGGAGA TTTGAATTCCACCATAGTGCCATTATTTGAGAAAGTTCTTAGTGCTAGTGATGCTGGTCGAATCGGGCGTTTGGTCCTGCCAAAGGCATGTGCTGAG GCATATTTTCCTCCTATTAATCAGTCTGAGGGTGTGCCTATAAGGATGAAAGATATCAAGGGAAAAGAGTGGACTTTTCAGTTCAGATTTTGGCCCAATAATAACAGTCGGATGTATGTCTTGGAGGGGGTTACTCCCTGTATACAAAATATGCAACTACAAGCTGGTGATACAG TGACCTTTAGTAGGATTGATCCTGAAGGAATGCTAGTCATGGGGTGTCGCAAGGCAGCAAACTCAGTTGACATGCAG GACGGCTCAACTCCTACGCTTCCTAACAGCGGCGGTACTGCAGATGATTTCGTTTCTGCTGTTAAAGTTGACCAACCTACTCCTACA GATGCTTTTGACTGGATGAGAAAGGAAGAGCAACAAGGCCAGATAAATGGGGAATCAACACAACAGCAGACTGGGCAACCAGAAAAGAAGAAGTCGCGAATAATTGGTTCCAAAAGCAAGAGGCTTTTAATGCATAATGAAGATGCTAATGAGTTGCAGATTACATGGGAAGAAGCACAGGAATTGCTCCGTCCATGCCCCAGTGCAAAGCCAACTATTGTTATGGTTGACAACCATGAGTTTGAAGAATATGAT GACCCACCAGTATTTGGAAAGAAGACTATATTCACAGCTCGAGAATCTGG GGAGAAGGAACAGTGGGCTCAGTGTGATGATTGCTACAAATGGCGAAGGCTTCCTGCTGAtgttcttcttccttcaatttggATATGCTCTGACAATATATGGGATTTGAACAG ATGTTCATGTTCTGCTCCTGATGAGATGGATCCGAAGAAGCTGGAAAGCTGTTTTAGAG ATACTAAAAAGAGAAAATTATTGGAGAACGGGGAAGAATGTGAGCCTTCTGGGCTGGATGCCTTGGCAAGTGCTGCAGTTTTTGGAGATTCCACTGAAGACTCTGCCGAGCCTTCTTTAGTAATCACCACCAGGCACCCCCGCCATCGCCCTGGCTGCACTTGCATTGTGTGCATTCAGCCTCCAAGTGGAAAAGGAAAGCACAAGCCCACTTGCATATGCAACGTGTGCATGACTGTGAAGCGTCGCTTTAAAACCCTTATGCTGCGGAAGAAGAAACGAATAGAGCGCGAGGCAGAAATTAACAGAGAGAAGACTCAGATTCCATCAAAGAGCGAATTGGGACTAGACGGGACAACTGAGTATTCTCTGCTGCATGGGAATGGTTCTGAGACTGAAAATGAAAAAAGTGCAGTCAAAGTGGATTTGGCTGTGTCTAGCAACAAGGGGAATTTAGACTTAAATTGTGATCCCAACCGCGAAGATGATGCACAAATAGCTGATGTGACAGGAACGAGCCTAGCATCCCTTGTTCATGTTGCCAGTCTTACATCTGAGATTTGTACCGGAGGGAATTCAGCCACAACACCTGGTGCTTGTTTGATCTCCCGAGCTGTTGATGAGAATGAGGAGCACCTGGCGAAAGAAACAGATGTCACATCTATGGACGAGGAGGGGGAACAGGAGAAACAAGAGAATAAGGAATATTCATAA